The Flavobacterium psychrotrophum region TACAGGAGATTATTATACAAACGGCAGTTATGGCCTGCGTGCTGCCAGTAGCTACGCAAAACGTTACAAATTTACAGGTAATGTAAACATTCGTTTTGAAAACCTTATAACCAGCGAACGCGGTTTTCCTGATTATCTCAGGGCAAAAAACTACAACATACAATGGTCGCACAGCCAGGATAGTAAAGCAAATCCAACTTCCAGGTTTTCTGCCAGTGTAAACATGGGATCGAGTAAATATTACAGGCAGTCGCTCAATACTATAAATGTAGGTGCGTCTCTTGTAAACAACATGAACTCATCAGTATCGTATTCTAAAACATTCCAGACGGTACCACAGGTAAACTTCTCGCTAAGTGCTACACACAGCCAGAATACCAACACCGAAGCTATAAATATGACCCTGCCTACCCTGCAAGCCAGTGTAGACAGGATTTACCCTTTTGCCAAAGCAGATGAAGCAAAAAAGGGCTTTATAAAAAACATCAACCTACAATATACCCTGAGAGGTGAAAACAGAATAAATACTTACGACTCGTTATTCTTTAAACCGGAAATGTTTCGCGATGCAAAAAGTGGCCTCCAACATACCATTCCGTTAAGTACAAACTTTAAAATATTTAAATATTTTAGCGTATCTGCAAGTACAAATTACCAGGAAACCTGGGTAATGAATACTATTAAAAAAGGATATAATGAAGCGCAGGATGCTGTGGTTACTACCGATGCAAAAGGTTTTGATGCCTACCGTACATATAACTTTTCATCAAGCATAGGTACTACCATATATGGTACTTTTGATTTTGGGACTGACAAAAAACTACAGGCTATACGCCACGTAATGCGCCCATCAGTTTCATATAGCTATACACCATCTTTTGACCAGTATTTTGACCGTTACCAGCTAGATGCTTCAGGCACAAAGTATGCTGATTATACCCGTTTTGAAAGTGGCCTGTTTGGCGCTCCCGGAAAATCGTACAGTAATAACGTGGGTATATCGGTTAACAATACCATAGAAGCTAAGGTTCGTGATGACGATGAAAAGGCTACCGAACCTAAAAAGATAATGCTTATAAATAACCTTAACTTTAGCACCAGTTACAACATGGCGGCAGATTCTCTTGCATGGTCGCCACTAAGGGTTACAGCCGGTACTAACCTGCTAAAGAATAAGCTTAACTTAAACTTTGGTACAACATTAGACCCTTATGCAATAAGCAATTCAGGGCAAAGAATCAATACGTTTAATATTGATAACGGAGGTTCGCTTTTCAGGATGACAAGCGCTAACATTACCCTTAATTATTCCTTAGCCAGCAATGACGGTGATGCCGATAAAAAAGACGAGAACAGCCAGACAGCACGAAATGGTGGCCGTACGGATGACCTCTTTGGATCAACAACCGATTCAGGCGACACACGCACGAGCATGTTTAAGGAAGAAGAAGACACTACTAAGAAGAAAAAAACAGGCAGCAAATTTTTTAATGCCGATCTTCCGTGGGATCTTAAAGTAGCCTACTCTTTAACCTACAGTAATAATGCCCGAGAAAAGAGAATATCAGGCAGCTCGCTTATGATGTCAGGTAATCTGGACCTTACTCCACGCTGGAAAATGGGCTTCTCATCTGGTTATGACTTTGTACAAAAAGGTGTAACTTTTACCCAATTGCGTTTTGAGCGCGACCTTCTTAGCTGGCGCATGGACTTTAACTGGGTTCCTTTTGGCGACAATACCTATTGGGGTTTCTTTATCGGTATAAAATCTTCTGTGCTTAGCGATATTAAGTGGGATAAACGCCAGGTACCGGACAGACAGATTGGAAATTAATCATGGAAAGTGTTACGTCTAAAAGGAGTTTTTTTTATTATCGCTCCCTCGCTTTCTTTTCCCTATTGATCATTGTGGGTATAATTTTTGTTTTGATTTTTTTACGGGCATTAATAGCAGCTAAGCTTGAAAGTCATATTTTCGGTTTGATGTGTGCCAGTTTATTTATAATACCTTTTTCAATATATTGTGTCCACAAACAAATAACAAAAGTATATTCCTTTTCTATTACTAAAAATGCAATTACAGTAAAGGGAAAAATATGCCCCATAACAGATATTGTAAATATTAATTTTACCGGTAAACAAGACTATCCAGGACTTAGTAACATGGATGGTATGAAAATAAAATTTAAAGGCAATAAAGTATTATATATTTATGACTGCTACTATAGCAATATTAGCCAAATAAAAAGTTATCTCAATAATGTTTGGCCCCAAACTGAAGAGATGAGCCAACAGCCAGTTATTATTACAACGCCACTAAATAATATACAGCCTTGGGAAGATCATTTTTATTTCCATAAGGGAAGAATATTTACCTATATATTACTATTAGCAATACTTTTTTTTGCATTAGCACTTTTCATACTTTGTAGTATGTCTTTTTACGAGGCAATGGCTATACTTATCCTACCTCTTTCGTTTATAATTGCCCTATCAACAAATTTGTATTATTTCGGGATTGGAGGACATTTTATTATCGTAAAAAACTTTGCATATCCGTGGGTAAAAAAATCATATGCCATCCAGCAGATTAGGGAAATTATTTTTGAAAAGAATGGAAATAACACTAATAGCATGACTGTCGTTACTAATGATTTTACCACTAAAAAGTATTATACTATAACACTATACGGCAAGCACTGGGAAAAGCTTATAAGTGGCATGATTGCTAAGGGTATCAAGGTTAAATAAATTAAATTTAGGATAAAATAAATAACTCATATGAAAAAAATAATTTTTACGGACAAAGCCCCTGCGCCTATTGGCCCATACAGCCAAGCAATACTTACAGGCAACACTATTTACACATCCGGACAAATACCCCTGACAGCTACAGGCGAGCTTATAAACAGCGATATTGAAGCCGAAACTACCCAGGTTATGGAAAACCTTAAAGCCGTTTTAGAGGCCGGTGGTGCTACTTTTGAGCACGTAGTAAAAACTACGATCTTTATCAGTAATATGGACGATTTTGGAAAGATAAATACGGTATATGGTAGGTATATAAATGAAGATACTGCACCGGCACGTGAAACTGTTCAGGTAGCCAGGCTTCCTAAAGATGTAAACGTAGAAATATCTATGATTGCAGTACTATAAGTAACAGGCAATTTGTAGAAATAAAAAATCTTCAATATACATTAGCTTTGGTATCCTTAGCGAAAATGTAAATTGAAGATTTTTTTTATGTAAACTGTAATCTTTTAAAGTGCTACAGCCTGCATAAATAATTCTGCTGAAGCAGGGTTTGTAGCTATAGGCACATTGTGCACGTCACAAACCCTTATCAGCATATTGATATCAGCATCATGGGCGTGGCTGGAAAGCGGATCTTTAAAAAACAGCACCATGGCAGTTTTTCCTTCTGCTACCCTGCCGGCAATCTGCGCATCTCCACCCAGCGGACCCGAAAGCATTTTTCTTACGGTAAAACCGGCTTCTTCTGCCCTGCCACCGGTAGTACCGGTTGCAATAAGTTTTACCTGCTCTTTTATGAGTATGTCTTTATGAGCAGCAAGAAATGTTACCATCTTGTCTTTCATTCCGTCGTGGGCTATGATAGCAATCTCCATGAAGTATATTGTTTTTTCTAAAAATATATTAGTTAAGTTCGTGGTACTCAATAAGGCCATCAATAGGCCTTCTAAGTACATTACCCAGTTTAAGGCCGTTTGCACCCAAAACTTCGGCAAGTTCTGCCTTAAGGTAAAATGCAATAGAACCTACAAAATGTACAGGTATTTCGCGTGCATCGTCAAATTGTAGTATATAGTTATCTACAAACGACTGCATCTGGCTTACGATAATTTTTTTGATAAATTCTTCTTCCTTATTCTGGATAAGAAATTTAGCAAACGTAGCAAGGTAAGCATTTGGGTTAGGCTCCTTGTACAGGTTGTGTTTGATAACATCCGGCTCAAGGTTATACTCACCGGCAAATTTATCATGAAGGTGTTTTGGCATTTTGTTAAAGTAGTAAGCCCTTACAAGCTCACGGCCAAAACGGTTACCGCTACAGTCGTCCATGGCAATGTAGCCAAGCGATTGTACCTTCTGGATAAGTTCTTCGCCATCAAAATAGCTACAGTTAGATCCTGTACCAAGTATACAGATAATTGCTTTTTCGTTCTTTGGGTTAGTAGCGTAAGCAGCTGCATAAGTATCTTCCTTAACACTAACATCGGCGTTAGGAAAAAATTCTTTAAATACGTTAGACATGTACGTCTTCATCCTGTCGGTACCGCAGCCGGCGCCATAAAAATAAAGATTGGTAACGTCTTTACGGTTATTGTAAATATCAAAACGGGCTTCCAGCCTTTCAAGGGCTTCTTCCTTATTGATAACCTCGGGGCTAAGGCCAAGGGTTTGGGTGGTAAAAAGCCTGTTTCCCTCATCATCAAGCGCAATCCAATCGGCTTTGGTAGCACCACTG contains the following coding sequences:
- a CDS encoding putative LPS assembly protein LptD, whose translation is MSHTVTKLVLKPLRTNLFNIVLSAIFLTIGLTDCHAQDIRKKSRGIKAEVKQPATALNTPIADTIKIDTLAIAEKKAAEKPADTVKKPKNALDGIIKRQADDYEKLDQKKKELTLYNNAHLEYKDIELKAGIIRMKYETNEVFAGRFKDSTGYSQYPYFKQGSNVVEADSIHFNTKTKKARVWNSRSDQGEFRIKGEVTKKENDSVYFIKNARFTTSKNIDDPEYYFLAYRAKLVPGQKVIVGPTNMWIANVPTPLGIPFAFFPTTSEAESGFIVPSYGDSNNRGYYLQNGGYYFALGDFYDLALTGDYYTNGSYGLRAASSYAKRYKFTGNVNIRFENLITSERGFPDYLRAKNYNIQWSHSQDSKANPTSRFSASVNMGSSKYYRQSLNTINVGASLVNNMNSSVSYSKTFQTVPQVNFSLSATHSQNTNTEAINMTLPTLQASVDRIYPFAKADEAKKGFIKNINLQYTLRGENRINTYDSLFFKPEMFRDAKSGLQHTIPLSTNFKIFKYFSVSASTNYQETWVMNTIKKGYNEAQDAVVTTDAKGFDAYRTYNFSSSIGTTIYGTFDFGTDKKLQAIRHVMRPSVSYSYTPSFDQYFDRYQLDASGTKYADYTRFESGLFGAPGKSYSNNVGISVNNTIEAKVRDDDEKATEPKKIMLINNLNFSTSYNMAADSLAWSPLRVTAGTNLLKNKLNLNFGTTLDPYAISNSGQRINTFNIDNGGSLFRMTSANITLNYSLASNDGDADKKDENSQTARNGGRTDDLFGSTTDSGDTRTSMFKEEEDTTKKKKTGSKFFNADLPWDLKVAYSLTYSNNAREKRISGSSLMMSGNLDLTPRWKMGFSSGYDFVQKGVTFTQLRFERDLLSWRMDFNWVPFGDNTYWGFFIGIKSSVLSDIKWDKRQVPDRQIGN
- a CDS encoding RidA family protein produces the protein MKKIIFTDKAPAPIGPYSQAILTGNTIYTSGQIPLTATGELINSDIEAETTQVMENLKAVLEAGGATFEHVVKTTIFISNMDDFGKINTVYGRYINEDTAPARETVQVARLPKDVNVEISMIAVL
- a CDS encoding methylglyoxal synthase, producing the protein MEIAIIAHDGMKDKMVTFLAAHKDILIKEQVKLIATGTTGGRAEEAGFTVRKMLSGPLGGDAQIAGRVAEGKTAMVLFFKDPLSSHAHDADINMLIRVCDVHNVPIATNPASAELFMQAVAL
- a CDS encoding N-acetylglucosamine kinase codes for the protein MKLLVDSGATKADWIALDDEGNRLFTTQTLGLSPEVINKEEALERLEARFDIYNNRKDVTNLYFYGAGCGTDRMKTYMSNVFKEFFPNADVSVKEDTYAAAYATNPKNEKAIICILGTGSNCSYFDGEELIQKVQSLGYIAMDDCSGNRFGRELVRAYYFNKMPKHLHDKFAGEYNLEPDVIKHNLYKEPNPNAYLATFAKFLIQNKEEEFIKKIIVSQMQSFVDNYILQFDDAREIPVHFVGSIAFYLKAELAEVLGANGLKLGNVLRRPIDGLIEYHELN